Proteins from a genomic interval of Quercus lobata isolate SW786 chromosome 11, ValleyOak3.0 Primary Assembly, whole genome shotgun sequence:
- the LOC115966261 gene encoding uncharacterized protein LOC115966261 isoform X1 produces MSSASSNQSVVRDGTEYENVYPSGHKDQDSPGEDRSPSASSSSSTSEDVEKIEIEGPDGNQALESVVGADGLRQFIMLPEWTVHRFTSVIRERHFSTFRTNFQIPDYIPIRLPYVSERCYYDGVEGVGVYEQVLKAGLRFPLSTLHRELLHYLGLSVTQISPNAWRVFIAMEILYGAMSNGERRLTVREFLHCYRPDEIDRSRGLYRFASRSPLLKVIFETPDSNRDWKSRYFFLEGDRWMNRPGETEYMPVDTTWGIINQARRGRPQVSLEEFSFLEKVCRKAKPDERTWAKLVNPKTIHWYCDGPEPTREAIAYDERIHKQMDDAKRRAMIKSLAVEQKKTGEIVVPSVPGSSGKRKQPPKSDRPHKQPKVSMEPIVGLMAEGPKAVNQVKQGAGKGLMHAPPVSEEKPPPLLRDDSKFALEKLTSILSAEDYEDLGNHSTEAMGETGLFAVGQSLVMMKGLMDRCLNREAALERVRSKLGKTEEELSQLHKWKSTMEQKFELSENTRKELEQKTEEAGKVLKSRADEVKDLKKKLRHAKDDAVSEYRNSESLLKELGGSFLQGFDDALRQIKKTYPDLDVSMITLTDQDQTSALPVASENTEDLFGEEAAQGDGESAPPNEVAVADPKKAE; encoded by the exons atgtctagtgcgtcaagtaaccaatcggtggttcgtgacgggacggaatacgagaatgtatacccgtccggtcataaagaccaagatagtccaggcgaagataggagtccgtctgcaTCCTCTTCGTCCTCAACAAGTGAGGATGTGGAGAAAATTGAGATAGAGGGTCCTGACGGGAATCAAGCACTGGAGTCCGTcgtaggtgctgatggactaaggcagttcatcatgttaccagagtggacagtgcataggttcacatccgtcatcCGGGAGAGACATTTCAGTACCTTTAGAACAAATTTTCAGATACCAGACTACATCCCGATCCGTCTTCCCTACGTGTCGGAGAGATGTTATTATGACGGAGTAGAAGGTGTTGGAGTGTACGAGCAGGTGTTGAAGGCtggacttcggttcccgctctctacactCCATAGGGAACTCTTGCATTACCTGGGACTGTCCGTCACCCAGATTTCTccaaacgcctggagggtcttcatagcaatggagattctTTATGGCGCAATGTCGAATGGAGAAAGGAGACTGACGgtccgtgaatttcttcactgttaccgtCCAGATGAGATTGATAGATCAAGGGGGTTGTACCGTTTTGCTAGTCGAAGTCCCTTGTTGAAGGTCatctttgagaccccagactcaaatagagactggaagagtcgctatttcttcctggagggtgacaggtggatgaaccgtccaggaGAGACGGAGTACATGCCCGTCGATACAACTTGGGGGATAATAAACCAAGCGC GTAGAGGGCGCCCGCAGGTTAGCCTCGAGGAATTTAGTTTCCTTGAAAAGGTTTGTAGAAAAGCTAAGCCGGACGAAAGGACCTGGGCCAAGTTAGTGAATCCAAAGACAAtacactggtattgtgacggtccagaacctaCCCGTGAGGCCATTGCTtacgacgaaagaatacacaaac aaatggacgacgccaAGAGAAGAGCCATGATAAAATCTCtagccgtcgagcaaaagaagacgggtgagATCGTTGTTCCCAGTGTGCCGGGGTCATCGGGCAAGAGGAAGCAGCCACCAAAGTCCGACCGTCCACACAAGCAGCCAAAGGTGTCAATGGAGCCCATCgtgggcttgatggctgagggcCCTAAGGCCGTCAACCAAGTTAAACAGGGGGCCGGTAAGGGCCTAATGCATGCTCCACCCGTCAGCGAGGAGAAGCCCCCTCCCCTTCTTCGTGATGATTCGAAGTTCGCTTTGGAAAAGCTTACGTCCATACTTTCTGCAGAGGACTATGAGGATCTGGGGAATCACTCGACGGAGGCGATGGGAGAGACGGGGTTATTTGCCGTCGGACAG tccttggttatgatgaagggcttgatggaccgttgcctcaaccgtgaagcggctctgGAACGGGTACGGTCAAAACTTGGGAAGACGGAAGAAGAGCTTAGCCAGCTGCACAAGTGGAAGTCCACCATGGAGCAGAAATTTGAACTGTCTGAGAATACAAGAAAGGAGCTTGAACAGAAGACGGAAGAAGCTGGGAAGGTCTTGAAGAGCAGAGCGGACGAGGTGAAAGATCTGAAGAAAAAGCTCCGTCATGCAAAGGACGACGCCGTCAGCGAATATCGCAACTCCGAGTCCTTGTTGAAGGAGCTGGGaggatcgttccttcaaggctttgacGATGCGCTCCGTCAGATAAAAAAGACCTACCCAGATCTGGACGTGTCCATGATAACACTTACTGACCAAGATCAGACTTCTGCCCTGCCCGTCGCCTCCGAAAATACGGAGGACCTCTTTGGGGAAGAAGCAGCTCAGGGTGACGGAGAGTCCGCTCCGCCGAATGAGGTCGCTGTTGCCGACCCCAAGAAAGCAGAGTAA
- the LOC115966261 gene encoding uncharacterized protein LOC115966261 isoform X2: MRADRKRLSERTVNLAREVRRALVTTNYHNRQHYSVRCGRGRPQVSLEEFSFLEKVCRKAKPDERTWAKLVNPKTIHWYCDGPEPTREAIAYDERIHKQMDDAKRRAMIKSLAVEQKKTGEIVVPSVPGSSGKRKQPPKSDRPHKQPKVSMEPIVGLMAEGPKAVNQVKQGAGKGLMHAPPVSEEKPPPLLRDDSKFALEKLTSILSAEDYEDLGNHSTEAMGETGLFAVGQSLVMMKGLMDRCLNREAALERVRSKLGKTEEELSQLHKWKSTMEQKFELSENTRKELEQKTEEAGKVLKSRADEVKDLKKKLRHAKDDAVSEYRNSESLLKELGGSFLQGFDDALRQIKKTYPDLDVSMITLTDQDQTSALPVASENTEDLFGEEAAQGDGESAPPNEVAVADPKKAE, translated from the exons ATGCGAGCAGACAG AAAACGTCTGTCAGAGAGAACCGTCAACCTTGCCAGAGAAGTCCGTCGAGCACTGGTAACCACCAATTACCACAACCGTCAGCATTACTCCGTCaggtgtg GTAGAGGGCGCCCGCAGGTTAGCCTCGAGGAATTTAGTTTCCTTGAAAAGGTTTGTAGAAAAGCTAAGCCGGACGAAAGGACCTGGGCCAAGTTAGTGAATCCAAAGACAAtacactggtattgtgacggtccagaacctaCCCGTGAGGCCATTGCTtacgacgaaagaatacacaaac aaatggacgacgccaAGAGAAGAGCCATGATAAAATCTCtagccgtcgagcaaaagaagacgggtgagATCGTTGTTCCCAGTGTGCCGGGGTCATCGGGCAAGAGGAAGCAGCCACCAAAGTCCGACCGTCCACACAAGCAGCCAAAGGTGTCAATGGAGCCCATCgtgggcttgatggctgagggcCCTAAGGCCGTCAACCAAGTTAAACAGGGGGCCGGTAAGGGCCTAATGCATGCTCCACCCGTCAGCGAGGAGAAGCCCCCTCCCCTTCTTCGTGATGATTCGAAGTTCGCTTTGGAAAAGCTTACGTCCATACTTTCTGCAGAGGACTATGAGGATCTGGGGAATCACTCGACGGAGGCGATGGGAGAGACGGGGTTATTTGCCGTCGGACAG tccttggttatgatgaagggcttgatggaccgttgcctcaaccgtgaagcggctctgGAACGGGTACGGTCAAAACTTGGGAAGACGGAAGAAGAGCTTAGCCAGCTGCACAAGTGGAAGTCCACCATGGAGCAGAAATTTGAACTGTCTGAGAATACAAGAAAGGAGCTTGAACAGAAGACGGAAGAAGCTGGGAAGGTCTTGAAGAGCAGAGCGGACGAGGTGAAAGATCTGAAGAAAAAGCTCCGTCATGCAAAGGACGACGCCGTCAGCGAATATCGCAACTCCGAGTCCTTGTTGAAGGAGCTGGGaggatcgttccttcaaggctttgacGATGCGCTCCGTCAGATAAAAAAGACCTACCCAGATCTGGACGTGTCCATGATAACACTTACTGACCAAGATCAGACTTCTGCCCTGCCCGTCGCCTCCGAAAATACGGAGGACCTCTTTGGGGAAGAAGCAGCTCAGGGTGACGGAGAGTCCGCTCCGCCGAATGAGGTCGCTGTTGCCGACCCCAAGAAAGCAGAGTAA